One genomic segment of Pseudonocardia sp. T1-2H includes these proteins:
- a CDS encoding cytochrome c oxidase subunit 4, whose protein sequence is MKIESRIFEICTGFFFLAAIVYTVLSHEPVGIAALFLTAGLSLIIGTYFRFVSRRLEERPEDNPDAEVSDGAGDVGFFSPGSYWPIAVAGSAALFALGLAFLYVWLMVIAMIVLLITIGGLVFEYHIRPADH, encoded by the coding sequence ATGAAGATCGAATCCCGCATCTTCGAGATCTGCACCGGCTTCTTCTTCCTGGCCGCGATCGTCTACACCGTCCTCAGCCACGAGCCGGTCGGCATCGCCGCGCTGTTCCTCACCGCCGGCCTCTCGCTGATCATCGGCACGTACTTCCGGTTCGTGTCCCGGCGGCTCGAGGAGCGCCCGGAGGACAACCCGGACGCCGAGGTGTCCGACGGCGCCGGCGACGTCGGCTTCTTCTCGCCGGGCAGCTACTGGCCCATCGCGGTCGCCGGGTCCGCGGCGCTGTTCGCGCTCGGCCTCGCGTTCCTGTACGTCTGGCTGATGGTGATCGCGATGATCGTCCTGCTGATCACGATCGGCGGCCTGGTGTTCGAGTACCACATCCGGCCCGCCGACCACTGA
- a CDS encoding NHL domain-containing thioredoxin family protein, which produces MRVRAPELRGRRWLNTGGKDLSLAELRGKVVLLDFWTFCCVNCLHVLDELRPLEDEFADVLVTVGVHSPKFVHEADPGAVEAAVERYGVHHPVLDDPELAMWDAYAARAWPTLAVVDPEGYVVAQLAGEGHAHGLRVLLRELVEEHTAKGTLHRGDGPYVAPPAPATALRFPGKVVALADSFLVSDTAHHQLVELEADLTTERRRIGTGSRGRRDGGAPEFSEPQGLVVLPAGVAAGVGYDVVVADSVNHALRGLRLADGHVSTLVGTGSQLRERLEVGGTSAELSTPWDVAWWDGTVVAAMAGTHQLWSFDPHSGEARVLAGTTNEGLRDGPPEDAFFAQPSGLAVAGETLWVADAETSALRSVVRAPAAGAAVTTAVGLGLFDFGFRDGPAEDALLQHPLGVAVLPDGSVAIADTYNGAVRRWSPADRTVTTLARDLAEPSDLLVDGDSLIVVESAAHRLVRLPIPAGARVDAGAHRVRRARTDLAPGPLDLRIAFTPPTGQHLDTRFGDPTSLTIAASPPSLLRSGAGTAAGLERTVELGAGEGVLQVSVAAAACDDGDGVFAACHRYQQDWGIPVRVVDGAPGELVLDLRAV; this is translated from the coding sequence ATGCGGGTACGGGCTCCGGAGCTGCGCGGACGACGGTGGCTGAACACCGGCGGCAAGGACCTCTCCCTCGCCGAGCTGCGCGGGAAGGTCGTCCTGCTGGACTTCTGGACCTTCTGCTGCGTGAACTGCCTGCACGTCCTCGACGAGCTGCGGCCGCTCGAGGACGAGTTCGCCGACGTGCTGGTGACGGTGGGCGTGCACTCCCCCAAGTTCGTGCACGAGGCGGATCCCGGCGCCGTCGAGGCCGCGGTCGAGCGGTACGGCGTGCACCATCCGGTGCTCGACGATCCCGAGCTCGCGATGTGGGACGCCTACGCGGCGCGGGCCTGGCCGACGCTCGCGGTGGTCGACCCGGAGGGGTATGTCGTCGCGCAGCTGGCCGGCGAGGGACACGCGCACGGGCTCCGGGTGCTGCTGCGGGAGCTGGTCGAGGAGCACACGGCGAAGGGGACGCTGCACCGCGGCGACGGGCCGTACGTCGCGCCGCCCGCCCCCGCGACCGCGCTGCGGTTCCCCGGGAAGGTGGTCGCGCTGGCGGACTCGTTCCTCGTCTCGGACACCGCGCACCACCAGCTCGTCGAGCTCGAGGCGGACCTGACGACCGAGCGCCGCCGGATCGGGACGGGCTCGCGCGGCCGCCGCGACGGGGGCGCGCCGGAGTTCTCCGAACCGCAGGGTCTCGTGGTGCTGCCCGCCGGCGTCGCGGCGGGGGTGGGCTACGACGTCGTCGTCGCGGACTCGGTGAACCACGCGCTGCGCGGCCTGCGCCTCGCCGACGGGCACGTGTCGACGCTGGTGGGCACCGGATCGCAGCTGCGCGAACGCCTCGAGGTGGGCGGGACGTCAGCTGAGCTCTCGACGCCCTGGGACGTGGCGTGGTGGGACGGCACGGTGGTGGCCGCGATGGCCGGGACGCACCAGCTGTGGTCCTTCGACCCGCACTCCGGTGAGGCCCGGGTGCTCGCCGGGACGACGAACGAGGGCCTGCGCGACGGGCCGCCGGAAGACGCGTTCTTCGCGCAGCCGTCCGGGCTCGCCGTGGCGGGCGAGACGCTGTGGGTGGCGGACGCCGAGACGTCCGCGCTGCGGTCGGTGGTGCGCGCGCCGGCCGCCGGGGCGGCGGTGACGACCGCCGTCGGGCTCGGGCTCTTCGACTTCGGTTTCCGCGACGGACCCGCGGAGGACGCCCTGCTCCAGCACCCGCTCGGCGTGGCGGTGCTGCCGGACGGGTCGGTCGCGATCGCCGACACCTACAACGGCGCCGTCCGCCGCTGGTCCCCCGCCGACCGCACGGTGACGACCCTGGCCCGGGATCTCGCCGAGCCCAGCGACCTGCTGGTGGACGGGGACTCGCTGATCGTCGTCGAGTCCGCGGCGCACCGGCTCGTCCGGCTGCCGATCCCCGCGGGCGCCCGGGTGGACGCCGGGGCCCATCGGGTCCGCCGGGCCCGCACGGACCTCGCGCCGGGCCCGCTCGACCTGCGGATCGCGTTCACCCCGCCCACCGGCCAGCACCTCGACACGCGGTTCGGCGACCCGACGTCGTTGACGATCGCCGCGTCCCCGCCGTCGCTGCTGCGCTCCGGTGCGGGGACCGCGGCCGGGCTGGAGCGGACCGTCGAGCTCGGCGCGGGCGAGGGCGTGCTGCAGGTCAGCGTCGCGGCCGCCGCCTGCGACGACGGCGACGGGGTGTTCGCCGCCTGCCACCGCTACCAGCAGGACTGGGGCATCCCCGTCCGGGTGGTCGACGGGGCGCCGGGCGAGCTGGTCCTGGACCTGCGCGCCGTGTGA
- a CDS encoding acyl-CoA dehydrogenase family protein has translation MDVSDLNDVLGSVRTFIRNEVVPLEEQIDERDEIPASIVAQCKEMGLYGFTIGEEYGGLGLSATEEVQLAFELGWTTPALRSLFGTNNGIAGHVLLEGGTEEQKKAWLPRLASGEVTASFGLTEADAGSDPSSLTTTARRDGSDWVLNGSKRYITNSPVADVIMVFAKTNPDAPGNRGISTFLVPKDTPGLSVGPKDHKMGQFGAWTADVYLDDVRVPANAVVGGEEGIDNGFLIAAKCLAHGRLHIAAVCVGMAQRLVHETVEYAKTREQGGKPIARFQLIQGLVADSVTDTYAGRALVMETARAFDAGTDKIAGPSAAKYFCSEMVGRVADRAVQVHGGAGYMRGVAVERFFRDARLFRIYEGTSQIQQVIIARDALGKAARG, from the coding sequence GTGGACGTCAGCGACCTGAACGACGTGCTCGGCTCGGTGCGGACGTTCATCCGCAACGAGGTCGTGCCGCTGGAGGAGCAGATCGACGAGCGGGACGAGATCCCGGCCTCGATCGTCGCGCAGTGCAAGGAGATGGGCCTCTACGGCTTCACGATCGGGGAGGAGTACGGCGGCCTGGGCCTCTCGGCCACCGAGGAGGTGCAGCTGGCGTTCGAGCTGGGCTGGACCACCCCGGCGCTGCGCTCGCTGTTCGGCACGAACAACGGCATCGCCGGGCACGTGCTGCTCGAGGGCGGGACGGAGGAGCAGAAGAAGGCGTGGCTGCCCCGGCTGGCCTCCGGCGAGGTGACCGCGTCGTTCGGGCTCACCGAGGCGGACGCGGGCTCGGACCCGTCGTCGCTCACGACCACCGCCCGCCGGGACGGCTCGGACTGGGTCCTGAACGGCTCGAAGCGCTACATCACGAACTCGCCGGTCGCCGACGTGATCATGGTGTTCGCGAAGACGAACCCCGACGCCCCGGGCAACCGCGGGATCTCCACGTTCCTGGTGCCGAAGGACACGCCGGGCCTGTCGGTCGGCCCGAAGGACCACAAGATGGGCCAGTTCGGCGCCTGGACCGCGGACGTCTACCTCGACGACGTGCGGGTGCCCGCGAATGCGGTCGTGGGGGGCGAGGAGGGCATCGACAACGGCTTCCTCATCGCCGCGAAGTGCCTCGCGCACGGCCGGCTGCACATCGCGGCCGTCTGTGTCGGGATGGCGCAGCGGCTGGTGCACGAGACCGTCGAGTATGCGAAGACCCGGGAGCAGGGCGGCAAGCCGATCGCCCGGTTCCAGCTGATCCAGGGCCTGGTCGCGGACTCGGTCACGGACACCTACGCCGGCCGCGCGCTGGTCATGGAGACCGCGCGGGCGTTCGACGCGGGCACGGACAAGATCGCGGGCCCGTCTGCGGCGAAGTACTTCTGCTCGGAGATGGTCGGCCGCGTCGCGGACCGTGCGGTGCAGGTGCACGGCGGTGCGGGCTACATGCGCGGCGTCGCGGTGGAGCGCTTCTTCCGGGACGCCCGCCTCTTCCGGATCTACGAGGGCACCAGCCAGATCCAGCAGGTCATCATCGCGCGGGACGCGCTGGGCAAGGCGGCCCGTGGCTGA
- a CDS encoding DNA-3-methyladenine glycosylase family protein yields the protein MTTEESNRINRAGVRFTIVPRGAYSLAESGMFGRGERRGDWPGSGAYAPEEGVLRLAFLLDDLRTPVGVALVQDGAGVHGSVSGLDPGGDVGPVRDQVARMLSLDGDGAGFEAVGARDPQVARLLAAAPGLRPPLFASPYEAAVWCVIAQRWGTRQAAAARERLSREFGAVVDAGGVGTAVVPTPAQVLGAESLPGLPAVKQERLRAVAQAASEGMFEPVAIRDGDPDEVRARLRQVNGIGEFAASLIYLRASGVTDALVDGEPRLAALVGALYGLGGPASPEDLAGIAESWRPFRTWVAVLVRAAGRRLPEFADMPEPAPAPRPRSAGRSRAPRPPGVSPLDPPRARLALIG from the coding sequence ATGACCACCGAAGAGAGCAACCGCATCAACCGAGCAGGCGTCCGCTTCACGATCGTTCCGCGCGGCGCCTACTCCCTCGCCGAGTCCGGGATGTTCGGCCGCGGCGAGCGCCGCGGGGACTGGCCCGGCTCCGGGGCCTACGCGCCCGAGGAGGGCGTGCTGCGCCTGGCGTTCCTGCTCGACGACCTGCGCACGCCGGTCGGCGTGGCGCTCGTCCAGGACGGCGCTGGCGTGCACGGCTCGGTCAGCGGGCTCGATCCCGGCGGGGACGTCGGACCGGTCCGGGACCAGGTGGCCAGGATGCTGTCCCTCGACGGCGACGGGGCCGGCTTCGAGGCCGTCGGCGCGCGGGATCCGCAGGTCGCGAGGCTACTGGCCGCCGCGCCCGGGCTGCGGCCACCGCTGTTCGCCTCCCCCTACGAGGCCGCGGTGTGGTGCGTGATCGCGCAACGCTGGGGAACCCGGCAGGCCGCGGCCGCGCGGGAACGGCTGTCCCGGGAGTTCGGCGCAGTGGTCGACGCGGGCGGTGTCGGGACGGCCGTCGTGCCCACGCCCGCGCAGGTGCTGGGGGCCGAGAGCCTCCCCGGCCTGCCGGCGGTGAAGCAGGAGCGGCTCCGGGCCGTGGCGCAGGCGGCGAGCGAGGGGATGTTCGAGCCGGTCGCGATCCGGGACGGCGATCCGGACGAGGTCCGGGCCCGGCTGCGGCAGGTGAACGGGATCGGCGAGTTCGCCGCGTCGCTGATCTACCTGAGGGCCTCCGGGGTCACGGATGCCCTGGTGGACGGCGAGCCGCGGCTGGCCGCGCTGGTCGGGGCGCTCTACGGCCTCGGCGGACCGGCGTCGCCGGAGGACCTGGCGGGGATCGCCGAGTCGTGGCGGCCCTTCCGCACCTGGGTCGCGGTGCTGGTCCGGGCCGCGGGCCGGCGGCTGCCGGAGTTCGCGGACATGCCGGAACCCGCTCCGGCGCCCCGGCCGCGGTCCGCCGGCCGCAGCCGCGCGCCGAGGCCGCCGGGCGTTTCACCGCTCGATCCGCCCCGGGCCCGGCTCGCGCTGATCGGCTGA
- a CDS encoding O-methyltransferase has product MSALWNEVDEYVAGLLVGRDEALDGALRDNAAAGLPPIDVSPTQGKFLHLLTRVSGARRVLEIGTLGGYSTIWLARGLPEGGRLVTLERSPAHAAVARANLARAGLDGVVEVREGAALDLLPALVDAEPFDLVFVDADKEANTEYLGWAVRLTHPGATIVVDNVVRQGRIVDARDPEPRVRATRRFFEALASDERLDATALQTVGMKGHDGFVLAVVR; this is encoded by the coding sequence ATGAGCGCGTTGTGGAACGAGGTCGACGAGTACGTGGCGGGCCTGCTGGTCGGCCGGGACGAGGCCCTGGACGGGGCGCTGCGGGACAACGCCGCCGCCGGCCTGCCGCCGATCGACGTGTCCCCGACGCAGGGCAAGTTCCTGCACCTGCTGACCCGGGTCTCCGGCGCGCGGCGGGTCCTGGAGATCGGCACCCTCGGCGGCTACTCCACGATCTGGCTGGCCCGCGGCCTGCCGGAAGGCGGCCGGCTCGTCACGCTCGAGCGCTCCCCCGCCCACGCGGCGGTGGCCCGGGCGAACCTGGCGCGGGCCGGGCTGGACGGCGTGGTCGAGGTCCGCGAGGGCGCGGCGCTCGACCTGCTGCCCGCGCTCGTGGACGCCGAGCCGTTCGATCTCGTGTTCGTCGACGCGGACAAGGAGGCCAACACCGAGTACCTGGGCTGGGCGGTCCGGCTCACCCACCCGGGCGCGACGATCGTGGTGGACAACGTGGTCCGGCAGGGCCGGATCGTCGACGCCCGCGATCCCGAACCGCGGGTCCGGGCCACCCGGCGGTTCTTCGAGGCGCTCGCCTCGGACGAGCGCCTCGACGCCACGGCTCTGCAGACCGTGGGGATGAAGGGGCACGACGGATTCGTGCTCGCGGTCGTCCGCTGA
- a CDS encoding CaiB/BaiF CoA transferase family protein, with protein MSTSTESAARAGDPGPLAGVTVVALEQAVSAPLCTRTLADLGARVIKVENPRGGDFARHYDDVVHGLAAHFVWCNRGKESVTLDLKSVAGRDLLHRLLAEADVLVSNLAPGATERIGVGAAQMAQRHPHVVALEISGYGTGGPLSAKRAYDMLVQGESGACSITGLPGAPAKPGPPFADTSTGLYAAIAILGALYERGKVRSADGGGRVAVSMFDTMAELMGYPLTYTRHSGVEQQPVGMGSPAVVPYGAYPTADGRTVILGTTNDAEWQRLARDMMGRPDLADDERYRRGPDRVVHRATLDAELAAWCRTLPLAELQAKADTAGIGNARYNTPSEVVEHPHLAARDRWREVETPGGTIPALLPPPVYEGRELRMGPVPGLGEHTDTVLAALGLSPAEIMDLRDREVL; from the coding sequence ATGAGTACATCGACGGAGTCGGCGGCCCGGGCCGGCGACCCGGGGCCCCTGGCGGGGGTCACGGTGGTGGCCCTGGAGCAGGCGGTCTCGGCACCGCTGTGCACCCGCACCCTCGCGGACCTCGGCGCCCGGGTGATCAAGGTCGAGAACCCGCGCGGCGGGGACTTCGCCCGGCACTACGACGACGTGGTGCACGGCCTGGCCGCGCACTTCGTCTGGTGCAACCGCGGCAAGGAGTCCGTCACGCTGGACCTGAAGTCCGTTGCCGGTAGGGACCTGCTGCACCGGCTGCTGGCGGAGGCGGACGTGCTGGTCTCCAACCTCGCCCCCGGGGCGACGGAGCGGATCGGCGTCGGCGCCGCGCAGATGGCGCAGCGGCACCCGCACGTCGTCGCGCTGGAGATCTCCGGGTACGGCACCGGCGGGCCGCTGTCGGCGAAGAGGGCCTACGACATGCTCGTGCAGGGCGAGTCCGGTGCGTGTTCGATCACCGGCCTGCCCGGTGCCCCGGCCAAGCCGGGCCCGCCGTTCGCGGACACCAGCACGGGCCTCTACGCCGCGATCGCCATCCTCGGGGCGCTCTACGAGCGCGGGAAGGTGCGCAGCGCCGACGGCGGCGGCCGGGTCGCGGTGAGCATGTTCGACACGATGGCCGAGCTGATGGGCTATCCGCTCACCTACACCCGGCACAGCGGGGTCGAGCAGCAACCGGTCGGGATGGGCTCCCCCGCGGTCGTGCCCTACGGCGCATACCCGACGGCGGACGGCCGGACGGTGATCCTGGGCACCACGAACGACGCCGAGTGGCAGCGCCTCGCCCGGGACATGATGGGCCGTCCGGATCTCGCGGACGACGAGCGCTACCGTCGCGGCCCGGACCGGGTGGTCCACCGCGCCACGCTGGACGCCGAGCTCGCGGCCTGGTGCCGCACGCTCCCGCTGGCCGAGCTGCAGGCGAAGGCGGACACCGCCGGGATCGGGAACGCCCGGTACAACACGCCGTCCGAGGTCGTCGAGCATCCGCACCTGGCCGCGCGGGACCGGTGGCGGGAGGTCGAGACCCCCGGCGGCACGATCCCGGCGTTGCTGCCGCCGCCGGTCTACGAGGGCCGCGAGCTCAGGATGGGGCCCGTCCCCGGCCTGGGTGAGCACACCGACACCGTGCTGGCCGCGCTCGGGCTCAGCCCGGCGGAGATCATGGACCTGCGGGACCGGGAGGTCCTGTGA
- a CDS encoding GNAT family N-acetyltransferase, whose product MAEFRVASADDWAAIWPIWHTVVAAGDTYTWSPDTTEEQARALWMPPPPAVTVVAERDGAVVATALLKPVQSGPGDHVANAGFMVDPARSGGGIGRALAEFVLDEARRRGYRAMQFSAVVAANVRAVGLWKSLGFDIIGTVPEAFRHPTEGLVGLHIMHRAL is encoded by the coding sequence ATGGCTGAGTTCCGGGTCGCCTCGGCGGACGACTGGGCCGCGATCTGGCCGATCTGGCACACGGTCGTCGCCGCCGGGGACACCTACACGTGGTCCCCGGACACCACGGAGGAGCAGGCCCGCGCACTGTGGATGCCGCCACCGCCCGCGGTGACCGTCGTCGCCGAACGGGACGGTGCGGTCGTCGCCACGGCCCTGCTCAAGCCCGTGCAGTCCGGTCCGGGCGATCACGTCGCGAACGCGGGGTTCATGGTCGACCCCGCCCGGTCCGGCGGCGGGATCGGGCGGGCGCTCGCGGAGTTCGTGCTGGACGAGGCGCGCCGCCGCGGCTACCGGGCGATGCAGTTCTCGGCCGTCGTGGCCGCGAACGTCCGGGCCGTCGGGCTGTGGAAGTCGCTCGGGTTCGACATCATCGGGACCGTCCCCGAGGCGTTCCGGCACCCGACCGAGGGCCTCGTGGGGCTGCACATCATGCACCGCGCACTCTGA
- a CDS encoding enoyl-CoA hydratase/isomerase family protein: MSFVERADAGPVRTLTLADPKRRNALSVEMRVELRDALVAAHTDDAVRVVVLTGAEGFFCAGGDISTMSDDEQLGVYRLQVIAELVEALVEGPKPVVAAVEGGAYGAGLSLVAACDHVVSASDAKFCASFGGIGLATDAGLGWTLPRRIGQGRASEMILFGEVVGAPRAAEIGLVERLAEPGGAHALAVERAELLARRSRPALAASKALFAAGHTDLRQVLTAEARAQRTLFVGPDFAEGVGAFREKRRPRFEA, encoded by the coding sequence ATGTCGTTCGTCGAGCGGGCCGACGCGGGCCCCGTACGCACCCTGACCCTGGCGGACCCGAAGCGCCGCAACGCCCTGTCGGTCGAGATGCGCGTCGAGCTGCGGGACGCGCTGGTCGCCGCGCACACGGACGACGCCGTCCGGGTGGTCGTGCTCACCGGCGCCGAGGGGTTCTTCTGCGCCGGCGGGGACATCTCCACGATGAGCGACGACGAGCAGCTCGGCGTCTACCGGCTGCAGGTGATCGCGGAGCTGGTGGAAGCCCTGGTCGAGGGGCCGAAGCCGGTGGTCGCCGCCGTCGAGGGTGGCGCCTACGGGGCCGGGCTGTCCCTCGTCGCCGCCTGCGACCACGTCGTCTCCGCCTCGGACGCGAAGTTCTGCGCCTCCTTCGGCGGGATCGGCCTGGCCACCGACGCGGGCCTCGGCTGGACGCTGCCGCGGCGGATCGGCCAGGGCCGGGCGAGCGAGATGATCCTCTTCGGCGAGGTCGTCGGGGCCCCGCGGGCCGCGGAGATCGGTCTCGTGGAGCGGCTGGCCGAGCCGGGTGGTGCGCACGCGCTGGCGGTGGAGCGGGCCGAGCTGCTGGCCCGTCGGTCGCGGCCGGCGCTGGCGGCGTCGAAGGCGTTGTTCGCGGCGGGCCACACGGACCTGCGGCAGGTCCTCACGGCGGAGGCCCGGGCCCAGCGGACGTTGTTCGTGGGCCCGGACTTCGCCGAGGGGGTCGGTGCCTTCCGGGAGAAGCGGCGACCCCGGTTCGAGGCGTGA
- a CDS encoding N-acyl-D-amino-acid deacylase family protein gives MATYDLVVRGGSVIDGNGGEPRTADVAVTGDRIVEVGRVAGAGAREIDAAGAVVAPGFVDIHTHYDGQATWESRLHPSSWHGVTTVVMGNCGVGFAPALPEHHDRLIDLMEGVEDIPGVALHEGLAWNWLGFDEYLDALEARPHDVDLATQVPHAALRVHAMGARAAAYEEATPEEIALMAKLAKAAVQAGALGFSTSRTLNHKSIDGELTPSYDVGADELIAIAKAVGETGTGVLQLVTDFPDPAKEFALLRRMVEESGRPLSVSLVQFPQDTGRHKQVLAMLERAWADGLEMRAQVAARPVGMILGLRNTLNPFMTNPVWRRLADLTPEEQAHRMREPELRAEILAAQTREKERNRLGGTLIHKYELMYELTDPPNYEPPVSESLAARAQREGVDAVQLAYDIVAAGGMLYLVSANYAHGNLDDLHEMLVHPHTLPGLSDGGAHVGTICDGSFPSTLVQHWTRDRAGARLGLSFVVQRQSRDTARAVGLRDRGVLAPGYRADLNVIDVDRMRLHRPEMRADLPAGGRRLLQRVDGYEHTIVAGQETYTRGVETDALPGRLIRGPRKAP, from the coding sequence ATGGCGACGTACGACCTGGTGGTACGGGGTGGCAGCGTCATCGACGGGAACGGCGGGGAACCGCGCACGGCGGACGTCGCCGTCACCGGCGACCGGATCGTCGAGGTCGGGAGGGTCGCCGGAGCCGGCGCCCGCGAGATCGACGCAGCCGGCGCGGTCGTCGCCCCCGGGTTCGTGGACATCCACACCCACTACGACGGGCAGGCCACCTGGGAGTCCCGGCTGCACCCGTCGTCCTGGCACGGGGTCACCACCGTCGTCATGGGCAACTGCGGCGTCGGGTTCGCCCCGGCCCTGCCCGAGCACCACGACCGGCTGATCGACCTGATGGAGGGCGTCGAGGACATCCCCGGCGTCGCCCTGCACGAGGGCCTCGCCTGGAACTGGCTCGGTTTCGACGAGTACCTCGACGCGCTCGAGGCCCGCCCGCACGACGTCGACCTCGCCACCCAGGTCCCGCACGCCGCGCTGCGCGTGCACGCCATGGGGGCCCGGGCCGCCGCGTACGAGGAGGCGACGCCCGAGGAGATCGCGCTGATGGCGAAGCTCGCCAAGGCCGCGGTGCAGGCCGGCGCGCTGGGCTTCTCCACCTCGCGCACGCTGAACCACAAGAGCATCGACGGGGAGCTGACCCCGTCCTACGACGTCGGTGCGGACGAGCTCATCGCCATCGCGAAGGCGGTCGGGGAGACCGGAACCGGGGTGTTGCAGCTGGTCACGGACTTCCCGGACCCGGCGAAGGAGTTCGCGCTGCTGCGCCGGATGGTGGAGGAGTCCGGCCGCCCGCTGTCGGTGTCCCTGGTCCAGTTCCCGCAGGACACCGGGCGGCACAAGCAGGTGCTCGCGATGCTCGAACGGGCATGGGCGGACGGGCTGGAGATGCGGGCCCAGGTCGCGGCCCGGCCCGTCGGCATGATCCTCGGGCTCCGGAACACCCTGAACCCGTTCATGACCAACCCCGTCTGGCGTCGCCTGGCCGACCTCACGCCGGAGGAGCAGGCCCATCGGATGCGTGAGCCGGAGCTGCGCGCGGAGATCCTCGCCGCGCAGACCCGGGAGAAGGAGCGCAACCGTCTCGGCGGCACGCTCATCCACAAGTACGAGCTGATGTACGAGCTCACGGACCCGCCGAACTACGAGCCGCCGGTGTCGGAGTCCCTCGCGGCGCGGGCGCAGCGCGAAGGGGTCGACGCGGTCCAGCTCGCCTACGACATCGTCGCCGCCGGCGGGATGCTCTACCTGGTCAGCGCCAACTACGCGCACGGGAACCTGGACGACCTGCACGAGATGCTGGTGCATCCGCACACGCTGCCGGGGCTCTCTGACGGCGGCGCGCACGTGGGCACGATCTGCGACGGCAGCTTCCCCTCGACGCTGGTCCAGCACTGGACCCGGGACCGCGCCGGCGCGCGGCTCGGCCTGTCGTTCGTCGTGCAGCGGCAGTCCCGGGACACCGCCCGGGCGGTCGGGCTGCGGGACCGCGGGGTGCTCGCGCCGGGCTACCGCGCGGACCTCAACGTGATCGACGTCGACCGGATGCGGCTGCACCGTCCGGAGATGCGCGCGGACCTCCCGGCCGGAGGCCGGCGGCTGCTGCAGCGGGTCGACGGGTACGAGCACACGATCGTCGCGGGGCAGGAGACCTACACCCGCGGCGTGGAGACCGACGCGCTGCCCGGGCGGCTGATCCGGGGCCCGCGGAAGGCGCCGTGA
- a CDS encoding alpha/beta fold hydrolase codes for MSEANDPPPAPRATVPPGERVVFDGAAGKLVGDRWDSAGTHRGTALLLHGGGQTRHSWFRTAAALAEHGWTSIALDARGHGDSDWAPDGDYGTDGLVADLAAVVAALDAPEPPLLIGASMGGMTSLVGQGERGDLARALVLVDIVPRVEPDGVARIIAFMRGNPDGFASLDEVAEAVRAYNPHRKRPPSPEGLRKNVRLREDGRWYWHWDPAFLRIESEPRRSTSYERATTAAAAISVPTLLVRGAQSDIVSDEGVAELLELIPGARHVDVSATGHMVAGDDNDVFTRTVLDFLADEAV; via the coding sequence ATGTCCGAAGCGAACGACCCACCGCCCGCTCCGCGTGCCACCGTGCCGCCCGGCGAACGGGTGGTGTTCGACGGCGCGGCGGGCAAGCTCGTCGGGGACCGGTGGGACTCCGCCGGCACCCACCGCGGCACCGCGCTCCTGCTGCACGGCGGTGGCCAGACCCGGCACTCCTGGTTCCGGACCGCCGCGGCACTCGCCGAGCACGGCTGGACCTCGATCGCCCTCGACGCCCGCGGGCACGGCGACAGCGACTGGGCCCCGGACGGCGACTACGGCACGGACGGCCTGGTGGCGGACCTCGCCGCGGTCGTCGCCGCACTGGACGCACCCGAACCGCCGCTGCTGATCGGCGCCTCGATGGGCGGGATGACCTCCCTCGTGGGCCAGGGCGAGCGGGGTGATCTCGCCCGCGCGCTCGTGCTGGTGGACATCGTGCCCAGGGTGGAGCCGGACGGCGTCGCCCGGATCATCGCGTTCATGCGGGGGAACCCGGACGGCTTCGCCTCGCTGGACGAGGTGGCCGAGGCCGTCCGCGCCTACAACCCGCACCGCAAGCGCCCCCCGAGCCCCGAGGGGCTGCGGAAGAACGTGCGGCTGCGCGAGGACGGGCGCTGGTACTGGCACTGGGACCCGGCCTTCCTCCGCATCGAGTCCGAGCCCCGCCGCTCGACCTCGTACGAACGCGCCACCACCGCGGCCGCCGCCATCAGCGTGCCGACGCTGCTGGTCCGGGGCGCGCAGTCCGACATCGTGAGCGACGAGGGCGTCGCCGAGCTGCTGGAGCTCATCCCCGGCGCCCGGCACGTGGACGTCTCCGCGACCGGCCACATGGTCGCGGGCGACGACAACGACGTCTTCACCCGGACCGTCCTGGACTTCCTGGCCGACGAGGCGGTCTGA